From the genome of Nicotiana sylvestris chromosome 2, ASM39365v2, whole genome shotgun sequence, one region includes:
- the LOC138885341 gene encoding uncharacterized protein produces MSSTVRASTDHIHTVIDGVKRYIVCLENKRCRCGKFQLDELPCAHALVALRHMNESYENYCSPFYTRESLLRTYEIPVNPMPDESKWNVPQHISEEVVNPPTGGKRQPGRPQKERYKTYD; encoded by the exons atgtcgtctact GTGAGGGCGTCAACAGATCATATCCATACTGTAATAGATGGTGTGAAGCGGTACATTGTGTGTCTTGAAAACAAGAGATGCAGGTGTGGGAAATTTCAGCTTGATGAACTTCCTTGTGCGCATGCTTTGGTTGCTTTAAGGCACATGAATGAGTCTTATGAAAACTATTGCTCGCCGTTTTACACAAGGGAGAGCCTATTGCGTACTTATGAAATACCAGTAAATCCCATGCCTGATGAAAGCAAATGGAATGTGCCACAACATATATCTGAAGAAGTAGTAAATCCACCTACAGGAGGGAAAAGACAGCCAGGAAGACctcaaaaagaaagatacaaaacatATGATTAA